The proteins below are encoded in one region of Salmo salar chromosome ssa02, Ssal_v3.1, whole genome shotgun sequence:
- the psenen gene encoding gamma-secretase subunit PEN-2, which yields MNLERLPNEEKLTLCRKYYLGGFAFLPFLWLVNVVWFFKEAFVKPTYTEQLQIKTYVKRSGLGLLLWVAVLTTWITIFQHFRAEWGEVGDYLSFTIPLGIP from the exons ATGAACCTAGAGCGCCTTCCCAATGAGGAGAAACTCACCCTTTGCAGGAAATACTATTTAG GGGGATTTGCATTCCTTCCGTTCCTGTGGCTGGTGAATGTGGTGTGGTTTTTCAAAGAGGCCTTTGTAAAGCCAACATATACTGAACAACTCCAGATCAAAACAT ATGTAAAGCGTTCAGGGCTGGGGTTGCTACTGTGGGTTGCAGTACTCACCACATGGATAACCATATTCCAACACTTCAGAGCAGAATGGGGTGAGGTGGGCGACTACCTCTCCTTCACCATTCCACTTGGCATTCCCTGA
- the hspb6 gene encoding heat shock protein beta-6, which translates to MDFDLPPTFPASGIAWERVLPPLLPALNGTFGLYSFTPSELLTPVAEHTGSAQVCCDHKGFTVQVDVKHFNPEELMVKVTGDFVEVQGKHKEKKDGSGLVTRQFNRRYRIPKGVDSMALESAVSPEGILIISAPMLQGENSTHLSHSEP; encoded by the exons ATGGACTTCGATCTGCCACCCACTTTTCCAGCCAGCGGTATCGCATGGGAGAGAGTCCTGCCGCCTCTTCTTCCCGCGCTGAACGGGACATTCGGGCTGTACTCATTCACGCCGTCGGAGCTGCTCACCCCAGTGGCGGAGCACACTGGCTCAGCACAG GTGTGTTGTGACCACAAAGGATTCACAGTTCAGGTTGATGTGAAACACTTCAACCCAGAGGAGCTGATGGTCAAGGTGACAGGAGACTTTGTGGAGGTCCAAGGGAAACACAAAGAGAAAAAA GATGGGTCAGGGCTGGTGACACGACAGTTCAACCGGCGCTACAGGATTCCAAAGGGAGTGGACTCCATGGCTCTGGAGTCGGCTGTGTCGCCTGAAGGCATCCTCATCATATCTGCCCCTATGTTGCAGGGGGAGAACTCCACACACCTGTCCCACTCTGAACCATGA